The following coding sequences are from one Devosia yakushimensis window:
- the cobN gene encoding cobaltochelatase subunit CobN — translation MHLLSAQAGAIQQEGEAIDLGQRSGALVFASSADSELAMLAAAADRAGENELRLANILRLSHNLSVDLWLENTVAHARLVVLRLIGGAAYFQYGVDELTALCANRRIPLALIPGDSNPDPILQSRSTIHPEDWTRLHTLFTAGGPDNADTILKAFKLLATPGLPSPLVGEGARRADEGAFAPVLSQPPARSLPLEGRARVGVSEAPQAQRLSALQPTPFPRFGLWHPTTGITNEANLRTIHAHTPTHPSPYQGEARRGYSDARAHIPILFYRAALEGAGTATIAALIAELERQNLAPVPLLVSSLKEGPCIRFVQNALAAFPPSAILNLTGFSLGIDSLDAKANPFSGTDAPVIQLIQSGRPEAQWLADSQGLSSKDMAMFLVMPEVDGRIGGLIVGHKADAVWHERCQVPLSAYAPDPSGITRAVTLAANWSRLRTTPRAQRKVAIVLANYPIRDGRLANGVGYDAPQSTVEILRALEGAGYNATTPTPGPSPQGGGEDIPMAFANARKAQGKSVARARSLRADQAIPERVLWPLLKMFQKSGVKFRRQVPIGAYVADFACHHPKLVIELDGDTHATPDALQHDERRTAFLNNAGYRVLRFTNGDLATNQDGIWQLIAATLDDLSAPSLPSPLRGGAGGGGLSVSTLTSADLITALQSGPTNANPARGTSPATLSLARYAELFANLHEDIRNAVTTRWGDPATDPFVRDATFHLPALIHGNIAILLQPARGYHLDETASYHDPALVPPHAYLAAYLWLRHEFGAHALIHNGKHGTLEWLPGKATALDAASYPDALWGQLPHLYPFIVNDPGEGTQAKRRTGAVIIDHLVPPLTRAETYGPLKDLEALLDEYYAASGMDRRRLADLRRRILDFTRDSRLDRDIGLPEDETEALIKIDNFLCDLKEAQIRDGLHVFGQSPQGDLARDLTVALARVPRGDAPGDNSLIRALADDLKLGFDPLTARLGDPWRGPDVFAQFAALNANSLLAPRHLGDVVEALEAIASALVEKKLIPAPDWFATRSVLATIETIIQPRLAASGPAEMAALLDGLDGKFVRSGPSGAPSRGRLDVLPTGRNFYSVDSRAIPTPTAWELGKKSAESLILRHFQDHGTYLQSLALSVWGTANMRTGGDDIAQALALIGAKPVWDPSSLRVSGYEIIPLARLGRPRVDVTLRISGFFRDAFPAQIALFDRAARAIGALDEPTEDNPIAARMRADALGLMTQGQSEAEAGLAAGHRIFGSKPGTYGAGLNALVDSGSWSTRADLAKAALDWGQYAYGAQAAGIPERARFAARLASVDAIVHNQDNREHDLLDSDNYYQFEGGLSAAAESLSGQKPAAYHNDHSRPERPLIRTLEEEISHVMRSRVVNPKWIAGVMRHGYRGAFEIIATVDFMLAFAATTGAVKTHHFDLAFEAFIEDSALRDFIRTSNRYGYDELIAKFNEARQRGLWTPRSNSAYGLLEGNNE, via the coding sequence ATGCACCTGCTTTCCGCCCAGGCCGGCGCGATCCAGCAGGAAGGCGAAGCCATCGATCTTGGCCAGCGTTCCGGGGCCCTGGTCTTTGCCTCCTCCGCCGATAGCGAACTGGCCATGCTCGCCGCCGCTGCCGACCGGGCAGGGGAGAATGAGCTGCGCCTCGCCAATATTCTGCGCCTCAGCCACAATCTCTCGGTCGATCTCTGGCTCGAGAACACAGTCGCCCATGCCCGCCTCGTCGTCCTCCGCCTCATCGGCGGTGCGGCCTATTTCCAATATGGCGTCGACGAACTCACCGCCCTCTGCGCCAACCGCCGCATCCCCCTCGCCCTCATCCCCGGCGATTCCAATCCCGACCCCATCCTACAATCCCGCTCCACCATCCACCCCGAAGACTGGACCCGCCTCCACACCCTCTTCACCGCCGGCGGCCCGGATAATGCCGATACGATCCTGAAGGCGTTCAAACTCCTGGCAACTCCCGGCCTTCCTTCTCCCCTCGTGGGAGAAGGTGCCCGAAGGGCGGATGAGGGGGCCTTCGCCCCAGTCCTATCGCAACCACCGGCCCGTTCCCTCCCCCTTGAGGGGAGGGCTAGGGTGGGGGTGTCGGAGGCTCCGCAAGCTCAAAGGCTGAGTGCCCTCCAACCCACCCCCTTCCCCCGCTTCGGCCTCTGGCACCCAACCACCGGCATCACCAACGAAGCCAACCTGCGCACGATCCACGCCCACACGCCAACCCATCCCTCCCCCTATCAGGGGGAGGCTAGGAGGGGGTACTCCGATGCCAGGGCCCACATCCCCATCCTCTTCTACCGCGCCGCCCTCGAAGGCGCCGGCACCGCCACCATCGCGGCCCTCATCGCCGAGCTGGAACGGCAAAACCTCGCCCCGGTCCCCCTGCTGGTCTCCTCTCTCAAGGAAGGCCCCTGCATCCGCTTCGTGCAAAACGCCCTCGCCGCCTTCCCACCCTCCGCCATCCTCAACCTCACGGGCTTCTCCCTTGGCATCGATAGCCTCGACGCCAAAGCCAATCCCTTTTCCGGCACTGACGCCCCCGTCATACAATTGATCCAGTCCGGCCGCCCCGAAGCCCAATGGCTGGCCGACAGCCAGGGCCTCAGCTCCAAGGACATGGCCATGTTCCTCGTCATGCCCGAAGTCGACGGCCGCATCGGCGGCCTCATCGTCGGGCACAAGGCCGACGCCGTCTGGCACGAGCGCTGCCAAGTCCCCCTCTCCGCCTATGCCCCCGACCCCTCCGGCATCACCCGCGCGGTAACCCTGGCCGCCAACTGGTCCCGCCTCCGCACCACTCCGCGCGCGCAACGAAAAGTCGCAATCGTCCTCGCCAACTACCCCATCCGCGACGGCCGCCTTGCCAACGGCGTGGGCTATGACGCCCCGCAATCAACAGTCGAAATTTTGCGCGCGCTGGAGGGGGCCGGTTACAACGCCACGACCCCCACCCCCGGCCCCTCCCCTCAAGGGGGAGGGGAGGACATACCGATGGCTTTTGCCAATGCGCGAAAGGCACAAGGTAAGAGCGTGGCGCGGGCGCGATCGCTTCGTGCCGACCAAGCAATACCGGAACGGGTCCTCTGGCCGCTTCTGAAGATGTTTCAAAAGAGCGGCGTCAAATTTCGTCGGCAGGTTCCCATCGGCGCCTATGTCGCCGACTTTGCCTGCCACCACCCCAAGCTCGTCATTGAACTCGATGGCGATACCCACGCCACTCCGGACGCATTGCAGCACGACGAAAGGCGCACGGCCTTTCTCAATAATGCTGGCTACCGCGTTCTGCGCTTCACCAATGGCGATCTGGCCACGAACCAGGACGGCATCTGGCAGCTCATCGCTGCCACACTCGATGACCTCTCGGCGCCATCCCTCCCCTCCCCCTTGAGGGGAGGGGCCGGGGGAGGGGGTCTCTCAGTCAGCACCCTCACCTCCGCCGACCTCATCACCGCCCTACAATCCGGCCCCACCAACGCCAACCCCGCCCGCGGCACCTCCCCCGCCACGCTATCCCTTGCCCGCTACGCAGAACTGTTCGCCAATCTGCACGAGGACATCCGCAACGCCGTCACCACCCGCTGGGGCGACCCCGCCACCGACCCCTTCGTCCGCGACGCCACCTTCCACCTCCCCGCCCTCATCCACGGCAACATCGCCATCCTCCTCCAGCCCGCCCGCGGCTACCACCTGGACGAAACCGCCAGCTATCACGACCCAGCGCTCGTCCCGCCCCACGCCTACCTCGCCGCCTATCTCTGGCTGCGCCACGAATTTGGCGCCCATGCCCTGATCCACAATGGCAAGCACGGCACGCTCGAATGGCTCCCCGGCAAGGCGACCGCGCTCGATGCCGCCAGTTACCCCGACGCGCTCTGGGGCCAGCTGCCCCATCTCTATCCCTTCATCGTCAACGATCCCGGCGAGGGCACCCAGGCCAAGCGGCGCACCGGCGCCGTCATCATTGATCACCTCGTGCCCCCGCTCACTCGCGCGGAAACCTATGGTCCCCTCAAGGACCTCGAAGCCCTGCTTGATGAATATTACGCCGCCTCGGGCATGGATCGCCGGCGCCTCGCCGATCTGCGCCGCCGCATTCTCGATTTCACCCGCGATAGCCGGCTCGATCGCGATATCGGCCTGCCCGAAGACGAAACCGAAGCCCTGATCAAGATCGACAACTTTCTCTGCGATCTCAAGGAGGCCCAGATCCGCGATGGCCTGCACGTCTTCGGCCAATCCCCCCAGGGCGATCTCGCCCGCGACCTCACCGTAGCTCTTGCCAGAGTACCGCGCGGCGACGCCCCCGGGGATAACTCATTGATCCGCGCTCTGGCCGACGATCTCAAGCTCGGCTTTGATCCCCTGACCGCACGACTGGGTGACCCCTGGCGCGGTCCGGACGTATTTGCGCAATTCGCTGCGCTCAATGCTAACAGTCTGTTAGCACCCAGGCACCTTGGTGACGTGGTTGAGGCATTGGAAGCTATCGCTTCCGCGCTGGTGGAGAAGAAACTTATCCCCGCCCCCGATTGGTTCGCGACCCGATCCGTCCTCGCCACCATCGAAACCATTATCCAACCGCGCCTTGCCGCCTCCGGCCCTGCTGAAATGGCGGCCCTGCTGGATGGCCTCGATGGCAAATTCGTTCGTTCGGGCCCCTCCGGTGCGCCCTCGCGCGGCCGGCTCGACGTGCTGCCCACGGGCCGCAACTTCTACTCCGTCGATAGCCGCGCAATCCCCACGCCAACCGCCTGGGAACTCGGAAAAAAATCCGCCGAAAGCCTTATTCTGCGGCACTTTCAGGACCATGGCACCTATCTGCAATCGCTCGCCCTCTCGGTCTGGGGCACTGCCAATATGCGCACCGGCGGCGACGACATCGCCCAGGCCCTGGCACTGATCGGCGCCAAGCCCGTCTGGGACCCGTCGTCCCTCCGCGTCTCCGGCTACGAGATCATCCCGCTGGCCAGGCTCGGCCGCCCCCGCGTCGATGTAACCCTGCGTATATCAGGCTTTTTCCGCGACGCCTTCCCGGCCCAGATCGCCCTCTTCGACCGCGCCGCCCGCGCCATCGGCGCGCTGGACGAGCCAACCGAAGACAATCCCATAGCCGCCCGCATGCGCGCCGACGCCTTGGGACTGATGACCCAAGGCCAGTCCGAAGCCGAAGCCGGTCTCGCCGCCGGCCACCGGATTTTCGGTTCGAAACCAGGCACTTACGGCGCCGGCCTCAATGCCCTTGTGGATTCCGGCTCCTGGTCCACCCGGGCCGATCTCGCCAAGGCTGCCCTCGATTGGGGACAATACGCCTATGGCGCCCAGGCCGCCGGCATCCCCGAGCGCGCCCGCTTCGCCGCCCGCCTCGCCAGCGTCGACGCTATTGTCCACAACCAGGACAATCGCGAGCACGACCTGCTCGACAGCGACAATTACTACCAGTTCGAAGGTGGCCTGTCCGCCGCCGCCGAGTCTCTGTCGGGCCAGAAACCGGCCGCCTATCACAACGACCATTCCCGCCCCGAACGCCCGCTGATCCGTACCCTTGAAGAAGAAATCAGCCATGTCATGCGCTCCCGCGTGGTCAATCCGAAATGGATCGCCGGGGTCATGCGCCACGGCTATCGCGGCGCCTTCGAAATCATCGCCACGGTCGATTTCATGCTGGCCTTCGCCGCCACCACCGGCGCGGTCAAGACCCATCACTTCGATCTGGCCTTCGAAGCCTTCATCGAGGACAGCGCGCTTCGCGACTTTATCCGCACCAGCAACCGCTACGGCTATGATGAGCTGATTGCCAAGTTCAACGAGGCCCGCCAGCGCGGCTTGTGGACCCCACGTTCCAACTCGGCCTATGGTCTGCTCGAGGGGAACAATGAATAA
- the cobW gene encoding cobalamin biosynthesis protein CobW gives MTEKIPTTVITGFLGAGKTTLVRHLLAHAPKGKRIALIINEFGDLGVDKDILAGCGDETCREEDMVELSNGCICCTVADEFIPTMQALLARPEKFDHIIIETSGLALPQPLIRAFNWPEIKAQVTVDGVVTVADAAALAEGRFAADEAAINRLREADEMLDHETPLGELFEDQLSAADMVVINKTDLVDAATLANVEANLRAEMRPGTGLIRAHNGHVDIAALLGLGLGSEADIANRPSHHELEHGGETHEHDDFDSFSLRLPAITGKDELLATIEATIREHDVLRLKGFAAVPGAAARLAIQAVGPRVTAYFDRPWKDGEARETALVVIGESPLDHAAITKSLERAMAAAA, from the coding sequence ATGACCGAAAAGATCCCCACCACCGTCATCACTGGCTTTCTCGGCGCCGGTAAAACCACGCTTGTCCGGCACCTGCTGGCCCATGCGCCCAAGGGCAAACGCATCGCGCTGATCATCAATGAATTTGGCGATCTGGGCGTCGACAAGGACATCCTGGCCGGCTGCGGCGACGAAACCTGCCGCGAAGAAGATATGGTCGAACTCTCCAATGGCTGCATCTGCTGCACCGTGGCCGATGAATTCATCCCCACCATGCAGGCGCTGCTGGCGCGCCCGGAAAAGTTCGATCACATCATCATCGAAACCTCCGGCCTGGCTTTGCCCCAGCCCCTGATCCGCGCTTTCAACTGGCCCGAGATCAAGGCCCAGGTCACCGTCGATGGCGTGGTCACCGTGGCCGATGCCGCCGCTCTCGCCGAAGGCCGCTTCGCCGCCGATGAAGCGGCCATTAATCGCCTGCGCGAAGCCGATGAAATGCTCGATCACGAAACGCCCCTGGGCGAGCTTTTCGAAGATCAGCTTTCGGCCGCCGACATGGTCGTCATCAACAAGACCGACCTGGTCGATGCCGCGACGCTTGCCAATGTCGAAGCCAATCTGCGTGCCGAAATGCGCCCCGGCACGGGCCTCATCCGCGCCCATAACGGCCATGTCGATATCGCGGCCCTGCTCGGCCTTGGCCTCGGTTCGGAAGCCGATATCGCCAATCGCCCCAGCCATCACGAGCTGGAGCATGGTGGCGAGACCCACGAGCATGACGATTTCGACAGCTTCTCGTTGCGCCTGCCCGCCATCACCGGCAAGGATGAGCTGCTTGCCACCATTGAGGCCACCATCCGCGAGCATGACGTGCTCCGCCTCAAGGGCTTTGCCGCCGTTCCGGGCGCTGCCGCGCGCCTCGCCATCCAGGCAGTCGGTCCTCGCGTCACCGCCTATTTCGACCGCCCCTGGAAAGATGGTGAAGCCCGCGAGACCGCCCTCGTCGTCATCGGCGAAAGCCCCCTCGACCACGCCGCGATCACCAAAAGCCTTGAGCGCGCCATGGCCGCCGCGGCCTGA
- a CDS encoding CbtA family protein produces MIRNLFAAALFAALAAGLLTAAIQHFRVTPLILHAETFEGEGGHSHAEGTAEHSHDDAAATTEAEPEEWAPQDGFERTAYTTLATVLAAAGFALVIGAVSMFANIPITFANGLLWGAAGFIAFSLAPAYGLAPELPGMPAAEVFPRQLWWAGTALATGGALLLLAKTRASWAIALAVALIVIPHIIGAPVAPDEPSAVPAHLATEFAAVTLGTSAVFWALLGAIFGRLNDLFAARSATTPLGATA; encoded by the coding sequence ATGATCCGCAATCTGTTCGCCGCTGCGCTTTTCGCAGCGCTGGCCGCTGGCCTATTGACCGCCGCCATCCAGCATTTCCGCGTCACCCCGCTGATCCTCCACGCCGAAACCTTCGAGGGCGAAGGCGGCCACAGCCACGCCGAAGGCACCGCCGAACACAGCCACGATGACGCCGCCGCCACCACCGAGGCCGAGCCCGAGGAATGGGCCCCGCAGGACGGCTTCGAGCGCACTGCCTATACGACCCTTGCCACGGTCCTCGCCGCTGCCGGGTTTGCCCTGGTCATCGGCGCGGTTTCCATGTTCGCCAATATCCCCATTACCTTTGCCAATGGCCTGCTCTGGGGCGCTGCCGGCTTCATCGCCTTCTCGCTCGCCCCCGCCTATGGCCTGGCGCCCGAACTGCCCGGCATGCCCGCCGCCGAGGTTTTTCCGCGCCAGCTCTGGTGGGCCGGCACGGCCCTGGCCACCGGCGGCGCCTTGCTGCTGCTCGCCAAGACCCGCGCCAGCTGGGCCATTGCCCTGGCCGTGGCGCTGATCGTTATTCCCCACATTATCGGCGCACCCGTCGCTCCCGATGAGCCCAGTGCCGTTCCTGCCCATCTCGCTACCGAATTTGCCGCCGTCACGCTAGGCACCTCGGCGGTGTTCTGGGCGCTGCTCGGCGCCATTTTCGGCCGCCTCAACGACCTCTTCGCCGCCCGTTCCGCCACCACCCCTTTGGGAGCCACCGCATGA
- a CDS encoding CbtB domain-containing protein: MNTTTNTNTAVSSGLSSLSLSQRLVAGALALLLGLTLLVGTGFAGDYRLHNGAHDTRHAMGFPCH; the protein is encoded by the coding sequence ATGAATACTACGACCAATACCAATACTGCCGTTTCGAGCGGCCTCTCGTCTCTCTCGCTGTCCCAGCGGCTTGTTGCTGGCGCCCTGGCGCTGCTGCTGGGCTTGACCCTGCTGGTGGGCACCGGCTTTGCCGGCGATTACCGCCTGCACAATGGCGCCCACGACACCCGCCACGCCATGGGCTTCCCCTGCCACTGA
- a CDS encoding DUF2164 domain-containing protein, with translation MKPIKFSREETKAIVGEIQDYFREELDQQIGAIPAEMLMMFFVDKMGAYFYNRGLYDAQGLIRERIDSLTDDIFGLEQPTKHLR, from the coding sequence ATGAAGCCGATCAAATTCAGCCGCGAGGAAACCAAGGCCATCGTGGGCGAAATCCAGGATTATTTCCGCGAGGAGCTGGACCAGCAGATCGGCGCCATTCCGGCTGAGATGCTGATGATGTTCTTCGTCGACAAGATGGGCGCCTATTTCTACAACCGCGGGCTTTATGATGCGCAGGGCCTGATCCGGGAGCGGATCGATAGCCTGACCGACGATATTTTCGGGCTGGAGCAGCCGACCAAGCATTTGCGGTAG
- a CDS encoding DMT family protein: MGFNFATLAPIGLLLASNIFMTFAWYGHLKWPTSALWMAVMISWGIAFFEYWLAVPANRIGEAVYSPSELKTIQEVISLSVFAVFTVFYFGEKLTLNHGIGFGMIALGAFFIFKGPIK, from the coding sequence TTGGGCTTCAACTTTGCCACCCTTGCTCCGATCGGGCTGCTGCTGGCGTCCAATATCTTCATGACCTTTGCCTGGTATGGGCATTTGAAATGGCCGACATCGGCGCTGTGGATGGCGGTGATGATCAGCTGGGGGATCGCGTTTTTCGAATATTGGCTGGCGGTGCCGGCCAATCGGATCGGGGAAGCGGTCTATAGCCCGTCCGAACTCAAGACCATTCAGGAAGTGATCTCGCTCTCGGTGTTCGCGGTGTTCACCGTATTCTATTTCGGCGAGAAGCTGACGCTGAACCATGGGATCGGGTTTGGAATGATCGCGCTGGGGGCGTTTTTTATTTTCAAGGGGCCGATCAAATAG
- the znuA gene encoding zinc ABC transporter substrate-binding protein ZnuA: MKRLAPFALLSALFLTTTAYAAPNVVASIKPVHSLVAAVMAGVGEPTLIVKGAASPHTYALRPSDARALESADIVFWTGHGMELFLADALDTLAPNAEIVELAEAPGITLLPVREGGAFEPHSHEGEGEDHDHDHEGHDHDHEHDAGDMHFWLDPENAKLMVTEIAATLAKADPENAAAYQANAATEIVALDALETEIAADLAPVRDKPFIVFHDAYQYFEARFGLSLAGSITVTPDVMPGAARIGELKAKVAELGATCVFAEPNFEPTIIKAITEGSSAKSGVLDPEGGALTEGADLYPTLLRGLATSLVDCLK; this comes from the coding sequence ATGAAACGTCTCGCCCCCTTCGCCCTGCTGTCCGCCCTGTTTCTGACCACCACCGCCTATGCGGCGCCCAATGTCGTGGCCTCGATCAAGCCGGTGCATTCCCTGGTCGCGGCGGTCATGGCCGGCGTTGGCGAGCCGACGCTGATCGTAAAGGGTGCAGCTTCCCCCCATACCTATGCCCTGCGCCCTTCTGACGCCCGCGCGCTCGAATCTGCCGATATCGTCTTCTGGACCGGCCATGGCATGGAACTCTTCCTGGCCGATGCCCTCGATACCCTGGCCCCCAATGCCGAAATCGTCGAGCTCGCCGAAGCGCCGGGCATTACCCTCCTGCCGGTGCGCGAAGGCGGCGCCTTCGAGCCCCATTCCCATGAAGGGGAGGGGGAAGATCACGACCATGACCATGAAGGCCACGATCACGATCATGAACATGACGCCGGTGACATGCATTTCTGGCTCGACCCGGAAAATGCCAAGCTGATGGTCACCGAGATCGCCGCCACGCTCGCCAAGGCCGATCCCGAAAACGCCGCCGCCTACCAGGCCAATGCCGCCACCGAAATCGTCGCTCTCGACGCCCTGGAAACCGAGATCGCTGCCGATCTGGCCCCCGTGCGCGACAAGCCCTTCATCGTCTTCCACGATGCCTATCAGTATTTCGAGGCCCGTTTCGGGCTTAGCCTGGCCGGCTCCATCACCGTCACGCCCGATGTCATGCCCGGCGCCGCGCGCATCGGCGAACTCAAGGCCAAGGTCGCCGAACTGGGCGCCACCTGCGTCTTTGCCGAGCCCAATTTCGAGCCCACCATCATCAAGGCCATCACTGAAGGCAGTTCAGCAAAATCGGGCGTCCTCGACCCCGAAGGCGGCGCTCTGACCGAAGGCGCGGACCTCTACCCAACCCTGCTGCGCGGCCTTGCCACCTCACTGGTCGACTGCTTGAAATAG
- a CDS encoding ATP-binding cassette domain-containing protein, with translation MDALAEKETLVTLRGAGVTRGHRSLVRGVDLTLRRGEIVTLIGPNGSGKSTTAKMVTGVYRPTEGSVTRRPGIRIGYVPQKLSIDWTMPLNVERLMTLTGRHSASEIDAALEAVGATRLRKAAVQELSGGEFQRVLFARAMIRKPDLLVLDEPVQGVDFSGEVALYELVRSIRDSTQSGILMISHDLHVVMAETDTVICLNGHMCCTGTPSTVKRSPEYLKLFGERAAQTLAIYEHHHDHEHHDDGCVVGADEHGHQHEHEGHRHG, from the coding sequence ATGGATGCTTTGGCTGAGAAAGAAACGCTGGTGACCTTGCGGGGGGCCGGGGTCACCCGGGGGCATCGGAGCCTGGTGCGCGGGGTGGACCTGACGCTGCGGCGGGGCGAGATCGTGACGCTGATCGGGCCGAACGGTTCGGGGAAATCGACCACGGCCAAGATGGTGACCGGCGTCTACAGGCCGACCGAGGGCAGCGTGACGCGGCGGCCGGGCATTCGGATCGGCTATGTGCCGCAAAAGCTGAGCATTGACTGGACCATGCCGCTCAATGTGGAGCGGCTGATGACGCTGACGGGGCGGCACAGCGCAAGCGAGATCGATGCGGCGCTGGAGGCCGTGGGGGCGACAAGGCTGCGCAAGGCCGCTGTGCAGGAGCTATCGGGCGGGGAATTCCAGCGGGTGCTGTTTGCCCGCGCGATGATCCGCAAGCCAGACCTGTTGGTGCTGGACGAGCCGGTGCAGGGCGTGGATTTTTCGGGCGAAGTGGCGCTGTACGAGCTGGTGCGATCGATCCGCGATAGTACGCAGAGCGGCATTTTGATGATTTCGCACGATCTGCATGTGGTGATGGCTGAGACCGATACGGTGATCTGCCTCAATGGGCATATGTGCTGCACCGGTACGCCTTCGACGGTGAAGCGGAGCCCGGAATATCTGAAACTGTTCGGCGAGCGAGCGGCGCAGACGCTGGCGATCTATGAGCATCATCATGATCATGAGCACCATGACGATGGGTGCGTGGTGGGGGCGGATGAGCATGGGCACCAGCATGAGCATGAGGGGCATCGGCATGGGTGA
- a CDS encoding metal ABC transporter permease, giving the protein MFGDFFSRALIAGVGLALVTGPLGCFVVWRRMAYFGDTMAHSALLGVALSIILSLNMTLGVFAVAAFVAGALIILQRQATLSTDALLGILSHSTLAVGLVLVGFLTTVRIDLMGFLFGDILAVSVEDIAVIYGGGIAILAILILGWRPLLASTVSPELAEAEGLRPEVSRLVLMILMASVIAIAMKLVGVLLITSLLIIPAATARRLSATPEQMAAVAAGLGAVAVIGGLYGSKTWDTASGPSIVVMALIVFAVSLAVPAGRLFGRRPVHGA; this is encoded by the coding sequence ATGTTTGGTGACTTCTTCTCTCGCGCGCTGATTGCCGGTGTTGGCCTGGCGCTCGTCACCGGGCCGCTGGGCTGCTTCGTCGTGTGGCGGCGGATGGCTTATTTTGGGGATACGATGGCGCATTCGGCGCTGTTGGGGGTGGCGCTGTCGATTATCCTGTCGCTCAATATGACGCTGGGCGTGTTTGCGGTGGCGGCATTTGTGGCGGGAGCGCTGATCATTCTACAGCGGCAGGCAACGCTGTCGACCGATGCGCTGCTGGGGATATTGAGCCATTCGACGCTGGCCGTGGGGCTGGTGCTGGTGGGCTTTTTGACCACGGTGCGGATCGACCTGATGGGGTTCCTGTTCGGGGATATCCTGGCCGTGTCGGTGGAGGACATCGCCGTCATCTATGGCGGCGGAATCGCGATCCTGGCCATTCTCATTCTGGGATGGCGGCCGCTGCTGGCTTCGACGGTAAGCCCGGAACTGGCGGAGGCCGAGGGGCTGCGGCCCGAGGTGAGCCGGCTGGTATTGATGATTTTGATGGCCAGCGTGATCGCCATTGCCATGAAGCTGGTGGGGGTGTTGCTGATCACCTCGCTGCTGATTATCCCCGCGGCGACGGCGCGGCGGCTGAGCGCGACACCCGAGCAGATGGCCGCCGTGGCGGCCGGGCTGGGCGCGGTGGCCGTGATCGGCGGGCTTTATGGCTCAAAAACCTGGGATACCGCTTCGGGCCCTTCGATTGTAGTGATGGCTTTGATAGTATTTGCAGTGTCGCTGGCGGTTCCCGCCGGGCGATTGTTCGGCAGGAGACCGGTTCATGGCGCATAG
- a CDS encoding Fur family transcriptional regulator — MAHSHEVPSDLTRNQGLVLGTLNHSAGPLSAYDILDKLRGDGLRAPLQVYRALDKLVERGLAHRLESLNAFVACADEHCHRKGLIAFAICEGCGKVDEFADAVIEERLGDWAGHKGFKVERTTMEIRGRCAECAVAA; from the coding sequence ATGGCGCATAGTCACGAAGTTCCCAGCGATCTGACGCGCAATCAGGGGCTGGTTCTGGGCACGCTCAACCATTCGGCAGGCCCGCTCAGCGCCTATGATATTCTGGACAAGCTGCGCGGCGATGGCTTGCGGGCGCCGCTGCAGGTCTATCGGGCGCTGGACAAACTGGTGGAGCGCGGGCTGGCCCACCGTCTGGAATCGCTCAATGCGTTTGTGGCTTGTGCCGATGAGCATTGCCATCGCAAGGGGCTGATTGCCTTTGCCATCTGCGAGGGCTGCGGGAAGGTGGATGAATTCGCCGATGCGGTGATCGAGGAGCGGCTGGGCGATTGGGCCGGGCACAAGGGCTTCAAGGTCGAGCGGACCACGATGGAGATTCGTGGGCGCTGTGCGGAATGCGCGGTGGCGGCTTAG
- the rsmD gene encoding 16S rRNA (guanine(966)-N(2))-methyltransferase RsmD, translated as MTRNKGSQPMRIVAGKFRGKQLTSPSDESIRPTADRVRESMFNILASRLGPVFDGIRVLDLFAGTGALGLEALSRGAAHVTFVDTGAEARGIIRDHIEAFGAGGITKLLRRDATALGTPGTFGQFNLVFLDPPYNKSLGEQALTGLRANGWLAPGATIVLEDSIDANIDLPAGFTLQDRREYGAAAVHFLSVE; from the coding sequence ATAACCCGGAATAAAGGGAGCCAGCCCATGCGCATCGTCGCCGGCAAATTTCGTGGCAAGCAGCTGACCTCGCCCTCCGACGAGTCCATCCGCCCCACCGCCGACCGCGTCCGCGAGAGCATGTTCAACATCCTCGCCAGCCGCCTCGGCCCGGTCTTTGACGGCATCCGCGTACTCGACCTCTTCGCCGGCACCGGCGCGCTGGGCCTCGAAGCCCTCTCCCGTGGCGCCGCCCATGTCACCTTCGTCGACACTGGCGCGGAAGCCCGCGGCATCATCCGCGATCACATCGAAGCCTTCGGGGCAGGGGGCATTACCAAACTGCTGCGCCGCGACGCCACCGCTCTGGGCACACCAGGCACTTTCGGCCAGTTCAACCTGGTCTTTCTCGACCCGCCCTATAACAAGAGCCTGGGCGAACAGGCCCTCACCGGCCTCCGCGCCAACGGCTGGCTCGCCCCCGGCGCCACCATCGTCCTCGAAGACAGCATCGACGCCAATATCGACCTCCCCGCCGGTTTCACCCTGCAAGACCGCCGCGAATACGGCGCCGCCGCCGTGCATTTTCTGAGCGTGGAATAG